A single window of Verrucomicrobiota bacterium DNA harbors:
- a CDS encoding DUF4331 family protein: protein MSDHIDGPRQIGDPAADLTDLFAFTSPENPAHTVLAANVFPSAGVTAVFSNAVNHSIVIRRVALAGTGKDAKFTPGDKEYRFSCRFGLLEPEGGKTVQRGTLTCPGGQTLRFVVNDENGASTPDGVFRVFAGLRSDPFLLAWVGGTTKVPNLLEHDNVLAIVIEFDTQRVLNPSEGSLFGAIAETTPLAAGNNPVERPPLRYDWVGRPEQTNMRLNNGGLEGVDDLRDLWNQQTPFALAEGLKPLFRQRLVDSLTEWDLRDGKADWTPAEIAAAANVYLDDFLLFDASKPMSDASFFEIEKSTLRGKAYQTGGGRTVDADVVDLMLTWMVNNDREYLQGGSANPTKPGTKTFPYEASPNTELQAVADGVDLAAPPDQVWAVVGPFGGRWHPLIANIELTGEGVGQLRTIETIDGKRIIERLEAIDQSQRVYRYTNVSGFGVVDYTGTFDVKPKGSGSSVGWRVQFLADNQPTLIVRTIVATLMKTGFEGLEKRFGALK from the coding sequence ATGTCAGACCATATCGACGGTCCACGGCAGATCGGTGACCCGGCGGCCGATCTCACCGATCTGTTCGCGTTCACCAGCCCCGAAAACCCCGCCCATACGGTGCTGGCCGCGAACGTCTTTCCCTCGGCGGGGGTGACGGCGGTGTTCTCCAACGCGGTGAACCACTCAATCGTCATCCGCAGGGTGGCGCTGGCCGGCACCGGCAAAGATGCGAAGTTCACGCCAGGGGATAAAGAGTATCGCTTCAGCTGCCGGTTTGGCCTGCTCGAACCCGAAGGCGGGAAAACGGTCCAGCGCGGCACCTTGACGTGTCCTGGGGGCCAGACGCTGCGTTTTGTGGTCAATGACGAAAACGGCGCATCGACGCCGGATGGGGTATTCCGGGTATTTGCGGGCCTGCGCTCCGACCCCTTCTTACTCGCATGGGTGGGGGGGACGACAAAAGTTCCCAACCTGTTGGAGCATGACAACGTGCTGGCGATCGTCATCGAATTCGACACCCAACGCGTGCTCAACCCCAGCGAAGGCTCGCTCTTCGGCGCGATTGCGGAAACCACCCCTTTGGCGGCGGGCAATAATCCCGTGGAGCGTCCGCCGCTGCGTTACGACTGGGTGGGCCGCCCGGAGCAGACCAACATGCGCCTGAACAATGGGGGGTTGGAAGGCGTCGATGACCTACGGGATTTGTGGAATCAGCAGACCCCATTTGCGCTGGCAGAAGGGCTCAAGCCTTTGTTTCGCCAGCGCCTGGTGGATAGCCTGACCGAGTGGGACCTGCGCGACGGCAAGGCGGACTGGACGCCCGCAGAGATCGCCGCCGCCGCCAACGTCTACCTGGACGACTTTTTGCTGTTCGATGCGTCCAAGCCGATGAGCGACGCAAGCTTTTTTGAGATCGAAAAGAGCACGCTCCGGGGAAAGGCCTACCAGACGGGCGGCGGCCGTACCGTCGACGCGGACGTGGTCGACCTCATGCTTACGTGGATGGTCAACAACGACCGGGAGTACCTGCAAGGTGGCTCCGCCAATCCGACCAAGCCTGGCACCAAGACGTTTCCCTACGAGGCTTCGCCGAATACGGAGTTGCAGGCTGTGGCCGACGGCGTGGACCTGGCGGCGCCTCCGGATCAGGTCTGGGCGGTGGTCGGGCCGTTTGGCGGCAGGTGGCACCCCCTGATCGCCAACATAGAGCTGACCGGCGAAGGCGTCGGCCAGTTGCGCACCATCGAAACGATCGACGGCAAGCGGATCATCGAACGCCTTGAAGCCATCGACCAGTCGCAAAGGGTCTACCGCTACACGAACGTCAGTGGATTTGGGGTCGTGGACTACACGGGAACGTTCGACGTCAAACCCAAGGGGTCCGGCAGCTCCGTCGGGTGGCGCGTGCAGTTTCTGGCCGATAACCAACCGACCCTGATCGTGAGGACCATCGTTGCCACCCTGATGAAAACCGGCTTCGAAGGCCTGGAAAAACGCTTTGGGGCCCTGAAATGA